One genomic window of Arachis hypogaea cultivar Tifrunner chromosome 8, arahy.Tifrunner.gnm2.J5K5, whole genome shotgun sequence includes the following:
- the LOC112707579 gene encoding uncharacterized protein, protein MYLLRRQTQNQPDDSLFREAKVTELRAALGPLSGRRLKYCTDGCLRRYLEARNWNVDKAKKMLEETLKWRSTYKPEEIRWDEVAHEGETGKVSRANFHDRLGRPVLILRPGMQNTTSAEDNIKHFVYLLENGILNLSEGQEQMSWLIDFTGFAMSTNLSIKTARDIIHILQNHYPERLAIAFLYNPPRIFQAFWKAVKYFLDPKTAQKVKFVYPNNKESLELMKSLFDVDNLPSEFGGKATLKYDHEEFS, encoded by the exons ATGTACCTTCTTAGAAGACAAACCCAGAATCAGCCGGATGATTCCTTATTTCGAGAAGCAAAG GTCACTGAACTCAGGGCTGCTCTTGGGCCCTTGTCCGGGCGTCGTTTGAAATATTGCACAGATGGATGTCTGAGGAGATATTTAGAAGCACGAAACTGGAATGTTGATAAAGCCAAGAAAATGCTGGAGGAAACATTGAAGTGGAGGTCAACTTATAAGCCTGAGGAAATCCGTTGG GATGAAGTAGCACACGAGGGTGAGACAGGCAAGGTCTCCAGAGCAAACTTTCATGATCGACTTGGGAGGCCGGTGCTTATATTGAGGCCAGGGATGCAG AACACAACGTCTGCGGAAGATAATATTAAGCATTTCGTGTACCTATTGGAAAATGGCATCCTTAATCTTTCCGAAGGTCAGGAGCAAATGTCTTGGTTGATAGATTTCACAGGATTTGCAATGAGCACAAATCTCTCCATCAAAACAGCCCGTGATATTATTCAcattttacaaaatcactatccagAGAGGCTTGCTATCGCTTTTTTGTATAATCCTCCAAGGATATTCCAAGCTTTCTGGAAG GCTGTCAAATACTTCCTGGACCCAAAAACAGCTCAAAAGGTGAAGTTTGTTTATCCAAATAACAAGGAAAGTTTGGAACTGATGAAATCGCTCTTCGATGTTGATAACCTTCCAAGTGAATTTGGGGGGAAAGCTACTCTAAAATATGACCATGAAGAATTCTCCTGA
- the LOC112707580 gene encoding lysine-specific histone demethylase 1 homolog 2 yields MQTPCLDGSVAKRSLRKKANLRSYDENLMDEIFEKELGSGLKKKSKTKEALEKETETEAMIAFSLGFPIDALLEDEIRAGVVRQLGGKEQNDYIVIRNHILTLWRSNVRVWLTKGHIRETVSSECEHLINSAYDFLLYNGYINFGVSPAFSAQIPEANEGTVIVVGAGLAGLAAARQLLSFGYKVVVLEGRNRPGGRVYTQKMGADGKFAAIDLGGSVITGIHANPLGVLARQLSIPLHKVRDNCPLYKPNGEPVDKKMDASVEFIFNRLLDKVMELRKIMGGFASDTSLGSVLETLRLLYAVARSPDEKQLLDWHLANLEYANAGCLSNLSAAYWDQDDPYEMGGDHCFLAGGNWRLIKALCEGVPIFYEKIVSTIRYGNDGIEVIAGDQVFQGDIVLCTLPLGVLKKKTVSFEPELPPRKLEAIERLGFGLLNKVAMVFPHVFWGEELDTFGCLNECSHQRGEFFLFYSYHTVSGGPALLALVAGEAAQSFESTDPSDLLNRVLNVLRGIYQSKGITVPNPIQSICTRWGSDPLSCGAYSHVSVQSSGSDYDILAENVGNRLFFAGEATSRQYPATMHGAFLSGLREASRIYQSCCVPQNYPRKYTVKNIGPNNDVLLDIFKRPDLEYGKFAFIFDPSSASPQSMGLMQVTFGASEEHYKDLLNSYPYPLKLPLQLYAIMSREQALQLQQISGGDESRLSYLTKNLGLKLMGSNALYNAGHPLIASIASSRKGRWRNRATSIFV; encoded by the exons ATGCAAACTCCATGTTTGGATGGATCCGTTGCGAAGCGTTCGCTGAGAAAGAAGGCGAATTTGCGGAGCTATGACGAGAATTTGATGGATGAGATTTTTGAGAAGGAGTTAGGGAGTGGATTGAAGAAGAAAAGTAAGACCAAGGAGGCTTTGGAGAAAGAGACTGAAACCGAGGCTATGATTGCGTTTTCTCTAGGTTTCCCCATTGATGCTTTGCTTGAGGATGAGATTAGAGCCGGCGTTGTGAGACAATTGGGTGGGAAAGAGCAAAATGATTATATTGTCATAAGGAATCATATACTAACTCTGTGGAGAAGTAATGTGAGGGTTTGGTTGACGAAAGGGCATATTCGAGAGACCGTGAGCAGTGAGTGTGAACATTTGATTAATTCTGCTTATGACTTTCTTCTGTACAATGGTTACATTAATTTTGGGGTTTCGCCTGCGTTTTCTGCTCAAATTCCGGAGGCAAATGAAGGGACCGTGATTGTCGTTGGTGCTGGTCTTGCTGGATTGGCAGCAGCCCGGCAGCTATTGTCGTTTGGTTATAAGGTTGTGGTTTTGGAAGGCAGGAACCGTCCTGGTGGCAGGGTTTATACTCAAAAAATGGGGGCCGATGGGAAATTCGCTGCGATAGATCTTGGTGGGAGTGTTATTACTGGCATTCATGCTAACCCTTTGGGGGTTCTGGCTCGACAGCTTTCTATACCGCTTCATAAAGTTAGAGATAATTGCCCCTTGTACAAGCCAAACGGGGAACCGGTTGATAAGAAAATGGATGCAAGTGTTGAGTTCATATTCAATAGGTTACTTGACAAAGTTATGGAGCTGCGGAAAATTATGGGTGGGTTTGCGAGTGATACATCTCTTGGTTCAGTCTTGGAGACACTCAGGCTTTTGTATGCTGTGGCTCGAAGTCCTGATGAGAAGCAGTTGCTTGATTGGCACCTTGCGAATTTAGAATACGCAAATGCTGGATGTCTTTCGAATCTTTCAGCTGCGTATTGGGATCAGGACGATCCATATGAAATGGGTGGTGATCATTGCTTTCTTGCAGGAGGCAATTGGAGATTGATAAAAGCCTTATGTGAAGGAGTTCctattttttatgaaaagattgTCAGCACCATCAGATATGGAAATGACGGTATTGAGGTTATTGCAGGGGACCAAGTCTTCCAAGGAGATATCGTTTTGTGCACTTTGCCTCTTGGGGTTCTGAAAAAGAAGACTGTGAGCTTTGAACCCGAATTACCTCCCAGAAAGCTCGAAGCAATTGAGAGGTTGGGATTTGGGCTGCTGAACAAAGTAGCAATGGTTTTTCCTCATGTATTCTGGGGTGAAGAACTGGACACATTTGGATGTCTCAATGAATGTAGCCATCAACGTGGtgaattcttcttgttttacagTTACCATACTGTTTCAGGAGGCCCAGCACTTCTTGCACTGGTGGCTGGTGAAGCCGCACAAAGCTTTGAATCCACAGATCCATCTGATTTGCTCAATCGGGTTTTGAACGTCTTAAGAG GTATATATCAATCTAAAGGTATCACTGTGCCCAATCCGATACAGTCGATTTGCACACGATGGGGCAGCGACCCACTATCATGCGGTGCATATTCTCATGTTAGTGTGCAATCATCTGGTAGTGATTATGATATACTCGCTGAAAATGTGGGTAACCGACTGTTCTTTGCTGGTGAGGCCACAAGTAGGCAGTACCCAGCCACAATGCACGGTGCTTTCCTGAGTGGGTTGAGAGAAGCTTCACGCATTTACCAATCATGCTGTGTTCCGCAAAACTATCCTAGAAAGTACACAGTAAAGAATATCGGGCCGAACAATGACGTACTGTTAGATATATTCAAGAGGCCTGATTTGGAGTATGGTAAATTCGCTTTCATATTTGATCCTTCATCGGCAAGTCCGCAATCAATGGGGCTTATGCAAGTCACTTTCGGTGCTTCTGAGGAACATTACAAGGATCTGTTAAACAGCTATCCCTATCCCTTGAAGTTGCCGTTGCAGCTCTACGCAATCATGTCTCGTGAACAGGCACTCCAATTGCAACAAATTTCGGGAGGGGATGAAAGTAGACTGTCATATTTGACAAAAAACCTCGGGTTGAAACTTATGGGATCAAATGCTTTATACAACGCAGGACACCCTCTTATAGCTAGCATAGCTAGCTCGCGAAAAGGCAGGTGGAGGAACCGTGCAACTTCAATTTTCGTGTAA